From one Vanacampus margaritifer isolate UIUO_Vmar chromosome 12, RoL_Vmar_1.0, whole genome shotgun sequence genomic stretch:
- the b3gnt2b gene encoding N-acetyllactosaminide beta-1,3-N-acetylglucosaminyltransferase 2 isoform X1, with protein MRIEEKQKMATDGKKQLTLDRFFQKGEASTSAKVHVYDDGDDDGDKEVDAEAAALTRRQLRSRPKASEASGARAGKRRARPSTSAREDVKSDDGDNEVDAEVAAYTRRQLRPRFKASEASGASAGKRGARLSTSPHEDVDSDDDEEYPESDGYSSEEWVQSDHGESDSDSLICRRLRRSRIVLTATSHCKDDKESCSSVTLLRVSKIKVHRPVDPRKKIPKILAGMKQAGPFTAEPGPRGAAAELNSTRPVDFLQLFMTDELLQHIADQTNLYACQSMQKRAESLPHCRSHAWKPVSVSELKTFFALQFLTGYINKPSIEMYWTQEEIETTPFFSRAMPRNRFQLIWSFLHFNDNETHSSDDKLFKIRPVFNHVVSKFKELFQPGRNICIDEGMMSFQGRLSFKVYNPQKLIKYGIKSYILCDSQTGYCFNMQPYVGISCFLPDTVFNLLDRLPGNGYTLFMDNFYNSIALCERLLAARTNVCGTLRKNRG; from the exons atgagaattgaggagaaacaaaaaatggcgaccgatggtaagaagcagctcacgcttgatcggttttttcaaaaaggagaagcatcaaccagtgctaaagtgcacgtttatgacgacggtgatgatgatggtgacaaggaggttgacgccgaagctgcagcgttgacgcggcggcagcttcgatcacgtcctaaggcctcagaggctagcggtgctcgcgccggaaaacgtcgtgcacgaccgagcacttctgcacgcgaggacgttaaatcggatgatggtgacaacgaggttgatgccgaagttgcagcgtacacgcggcggcagcttcgaccacgttttaaggcctcagaggctagcggtgctagcgccggaaaacgtggtgcacgactgagcacttctccgcacgaggacgttgattcggacgacgacgaagagtatcctgagtccgatggatattcttcggaggagtgggtacaatctgaccacggagaaagtgattcggacagtcTTATCTGCAGAAGActgcgaag atcgcggatcgtgctcacagcgacgtcccactgcaaagacgacaaagagag ctgcagctcagtgacactcctcagagtgagcaaaataaaggtccatcgaccagtggatcccagaaaaaag atcccaaaaattctggctggcatgaagcaggctggcccctttactgcggagccaggaccgagaggtgccgcagcagagctgaattcgacccggccagttgacttcctgcagctgtttatgacagacgaacttctgcagcacattgctgatcaaaCAAACTTATATGCATGTCAGtctatgcaaaaacgggctgaaagtctgccacactgcaggagtcatgcttggaagccagtgtctgtgtccgaactcaaaactttttttgcactgcaatttcttactgggtatataaacaagcccagtatagaaatgtattggactcaggaggagatagagacgacaccatttttcagtcgcgcgatgcctcgaaaccgcttccagctcatctggagtttcctgcacttcaacgacaacgagacacacagttcagacgacaaactatttaaaattcgtcctgtgttcaatcacgttgtaagcaagttcaaggaactgtttcaaccgggcaggaatatctgtattgatgagggaatgatgagtttccagggacgtctttcgttcaaggtgtacaacccccaaaagctgATCAAATATGGTATCAAAtcgtacattttgtgtgactcccaaaccgggtattgttttaatatgcaaccctatgttggtATTAGTTGTTTTCTCCCTgacacagtgttcaacttactggatcgtctgccaggaaatgggtacacattatttatggacaatttttataattcgattgctttgtgtgaacgtctcctggcagcacgtaccaatgtttgtggaacgctgaggaaaaacaggggttaa